Proteins encoded by one window of Bacteroidia bacterium:
- a CDS encoding Re/Si-specific NAD(P)(+) transhydrogenase subunit alpha — protein MILGVPKELKDRERRVALTPDVVKSLVASGYNVVVENGAGEASFYTNDQYKNAGATLGDKTQVYNSDVVLKVNAPQPAEIAQMKRGAALISFMWAATNTELVEACKQAGVNAFSMDAIPRISRAQKMDALSSQANLAGYKAVILCADTLGKILPMMTTAAGTIRPSKVVIFGAGVAGLQAIATAKRLGAVVEVSDIRPETKEQVQSLGGKFIEVKGDDSIKIEGGYVKGVSEEFLKRQQELVAKHIKEADIVITTALIPGKKAPLLVTEEMVKSMKNGSVILDMAVEQGGNVVGSELNKTVQKNGVTIIGESNIPSLLPMNASDLYAKNIQTFLLHLTTKDGFKWEMEEEITKGSLIVKS, from the coding sequence ATGATTTTAGGCGTACCCAAGGAGTTAAAAGACCGCGAAAGGCGGGTAGCACTGACCCCTGATGTTGTTAAAAGTTTAGTAGCCTCCGGCTACAATGTTGTTGTTGAAAATGGTGCCGGTGAGGCTTCTTTTTATACAAACGACCAATATAAAAATGCCGGAGCAACACTTGGTGATAAAACACAGGTTTACAACAGCGATGTTGTGTTGAAAGTTAATGCACCACAACCGGCAGAAATTGCGCAGATGAAAAGAGGTGCAGCACTTATTTCTTTTATGTGGGCTGCTACAAATACAGAATTGGTTGAAGCCTGCAAACAAGCCGGAGTTAATGCGTTTTCAATGGATGCCATTCCACGTATTTCCAGAGCACAAAAAATGGATGCACTTAGTTCGCAGGCCAATCTTGCAGGATATAAAGCTGTTATTTTATGTGCAGACACGTTGGGAAAAATTCTTCCAATGATGACTACTGCTGCAGGAACCATCCGTCCTTCTAAAGTAGTGATATTTGGTGCAGGAGTAGCCGGGTTGCAGGCAATTGCCACCGCTAAACGCCTTGGCGCAGTAGTGGAGGTGAGCGACATCAGACCTGAAACAAAAGAACAAGTTCAGTCACTCGGTGGAAAGTTTATTGAAGTAAAAGGTGATGATAGTATAAAAATTGAAGGTGGTTATGTGAAAGGTGTTTCAGAAGAATTTTTGAAGAGACAGCAGGAATTAGTAGCAAAACATATCAAAGAAGCAGACATTGTAATTACAACAGCATTAATTCCCGGAAAGAAAGCACCGTTGTTAGTGACAGAGGAGATGGTTAAGAGTATGAAAAACGGCTCAGTTATTTTAGACATGGCAGTAGAGCAAGGTGGGAACGTAGTTGGAAGCGAACTGAATAAAACGGTACAGAAGAATGGTGTAACCATTATTGGCGAAAGCAATATCCCCAGTTTATTACCGATGAATGCCAGCGACCTTTATGCAAAGAATATTCAAACTTTTTTACTGCACCTTACCACCAAAGATGGATTTAAATGGGAAATGGAAGAAGAAATAACCAAAGGAAGTTTAATAGTGAAATCTTGA
- a CDS encoding NAD(P) transhydrogenase subunit alpha — protein sequence MTEIINFIGTHQEIIFFIILSVFVGIEVIGGVPTVLHTPLMSGANAIHGVVIVGAIIVMLNVDANDYLALALGFLAVVLGTLNVVGGFVVTDRMLEMFKKK from the coding sequence ATGACTGAAATTATCAATTTTATCGGAACGCATCAGGAGATTATTTTCTTTATCATCCTATCAGTATTTGTTGGAATAGAAGTTATTGGTGGCGTACCTACTGTATTGCACACTCCACTGATGTCGGGTGCCAACGCCATACATGGTGTGGTTATAGTGGGCGCCATTATAGTGATGCTCAATGTTGATGCTAACGATTATTTAGCGCTTGCATTAGGCTTTCTTGCAGTAGTGCTCGGTACACTCAATGTGGTAGGTGGATTTGTAGTTACCGACCGCATGTTGGAAATGTTTAAGAAAAAATAA